AGACAATGTTTCTCTATCTAGATAACCATCAGTGACCACTGAAAAGCGGTTTTGAAAGGGTTTAATTTTGAATGGTAAATTTGGAGATACATTTATATGTACCTCTCCATTCCTACCAGAATCCTTGTCTGTCACACTTACTAATCCGACAACAGTTCCCAGTGGAGCATTCTCTGCTATTTCAGTTATTATTGAGGAAAATGTAATTTCTGGGGAGTTATCATTAACATCTTCTATTTCCACTTGGATTAGACAGCTCCCCTCTAGTTTGGGAGATCCTTTGTCTTCTGCTCTAACAGATaactcataaaaaaaattatcctcAAAATCCACAATCCCATTTATATAGATTTCCCCAGTCTTTGTGTTCAAGTCAAATAATTTTCTTGCAGAATCAGATGTGTGATAATCAAAATAATATTCAACATCAGCATTTGGTCCTTCATCCAAATCAGTGGCATTTACGCTTATAATAGCTGTCTTCAATGGGATATTTTCCTTCAAACTGATTTTATAAATTGACTGatcaaacactggtggattatcaTTAATATCTAATACTTTTATTGTTATTTGACAGGAACCTGATCTAACTGGCTCCCCTCCATCGGTAGCTGTAAGAACTAGTTTATGTTCTCTTTTTTCCTCCCTATCTAATATCTTCTCTAATATCAACTGAGGAATGAGAGTTCCATCTTTACGATTCTTCACAGACAAAGAAAAATAGGGGTTTGGATTTAATGTGTATTGTTTAATATCATTTACACCAACATCTAAATCCtgtgcaatatctaaaggaaatCGAACACCAGGGCTGGTTACCAGCTCTGTAATTTTAAAAATACGATTAGTTATTAAAAAAGTGGGTGAATTATCATTTATATCCAAGATCTCTATTTCTAAATTATATAGCTCTAAATGATTTTCAGTAACTACATTTATCTCCAATACACAGCTTAAAATGGATTCACACAGACTTTCTCTATCAATCCTCTCATTTACCGACAATGCTCCATttgctttatttaaattaaaatatttatttttttctccagatCCCAAATTCAGTCTGCGTTGTAGAATATCTGCTTTTTTAATCCCCAGATCCTGAGCTATATTCCCAATTAGTGTCCCTGGCTCTGACTCTTCCAGAATAGAATAACGAAGCTGCCCAGAGACCCAGCCCCAGCTACAAAggaaacagatacacactactTGCCAATTCCAAGCCAATAAAGATCTTCGGAAGTCCATATCTTTAAATTCTTTCCTGCACAAGTGGTGTCATGTAATCCCTTTATTTTAATCCCAAATCTTCATAGATCATATATTCATCTCTTTGTATACGTTGAAAAAAACAATCCAGTACAATCCACCAAAGGATtttcatccaaacagcagctcttctTTGTGTGTAAGTGGAAAAATGGGAGGCTGATTCAGCGAGCCATGGGGAGGAGTGAAAGGAGGGATGACAGAAACAGATCCACTACTGTAGCAGCAGCAATGATTGGATGACTGGTCCGCCCTCTCCTGGCCAATCGTATTATAACTGTTTACAATACACACTGTGTATTGTAAAGCAGTGGGATAAATGTattataacataaaatacattattttaaactGCATTTCTATTTTACAGAGCAAACTTGTATGTCTAGTAAAGACTTCTCTATTCTTTTAATATAAATAGTGTCCGGCTTTAATAAACATATCTATTTCTGTTGCTGTCACTGGATGACAAGTTTGCCCTCTTCTGGTCAATAGTGTTaacttcatgtaaaaaaaaaaatgttttagagaagaaaaatatttttgtacCTGGCATTTTAATTAGAACATTGATATATTTAATTGATCTATTTGAAATATATGGAGTGTAGGATtcatttcttatatatatatatatatatatatatatatatatatatatattggtgatcctgatgaaagtccacaagatggactgaaacgttgatctgtctTAATCTAtggaataaaatttatattttaacgGAATCCGTGAGTGCCACCaaccatttttttctatttttatatatatatatatatatatatatatatatatatatatatatatataattcctcaGCCCACTCTTTCACCTTCCAATTCTACTATTCCCTCTAATATGTGCTCATACCCTATATTGTTCTTTTTCTTGTGTCTTTATATTTCACCTATAAATTGTAAGCTTCACCAATCAAGGTCCTCAATAGACTCTGGTTTCTTGCTAACACTTGTTATAGTtgtttattgggtttttttttgtgttctacCCACTCATTACAAATCGAAAGCCCTgtgaaatatgttggtgctatataatgcAAATAATCATAGAACCATAGAACTCAAAATGTAACCATTGCTCCTTCATGGGATTCAAAACATGTTACACGTGAGAACAACACCTACCCACATCTTCTCCCTTGCTAGAGCTGGACAATTCTAAGCATTGTTATTTTGAAAAAGGAACAAAAGGAACTATTATTGTAAAGAGGATATAAAATAGCAGCACCACTCACAGAAAATAACTAAATGCCAAAGAATATAGACCATGCAAATGGCACATCTTCCAACTCAGCTCCTACTATTGAGGTAAAAATTGCTTCTGCAAATCACATTATTATTGGAAATATTTAAGGTAGGGAGTTAACTACCcctaagtcaaaatttctagtgtGCAATACGAAGCATCAGGTGGCATGTTGTATTGTTCACTGCTATTGGATTTGGAATTATGAAAATATTATACCTGTGTCATGGTACCACAAAACCTAAAATGCAGAGCAAACTAAGgcctttaataagctttccaaatgattcaaaatcattacaaaaatatttctaaattatttatctacaaaaatcctTGTAGTCTTTAGACTTTTGTTGGTAAATATTAATTTTGCAACAGTATTGAATTATTttgaagcttattaaattgaggcataAGTGAATAAAAAAGTCCTTCTTACCAGTCCTTAAAATTGGATGTGATTAACATGAATACAGAATAATAACAACATGAATAAGAGAATAGACAGAGAACAAGCCCGAGGTCTAAAATGACAGAAAGGAATACAATTAAGCATACAAGACAAATCAAGGAGAACAGAGTAGAAACTGATCAATAAATTAGCTGGGGTCAAATATGCCAGAAACAGTCAGTACTCTAACACTCTCTTACGGGTGAAAGACACACTGTGCAGGATAGGTTTAAACAGCCCTATAGAGTGTGTTATATGTTAGCATCATTCTTGTGACACCAAACAGTCCATATGCACAAATGATGCAAGTATGTTTGCTTACAAATTGATGCAATGATGTCAGGCATCATAAAATGACTCAGATTCACTACGGCAGACGTGGGCCATCAGAACTTGTGGTAACAAAATGTAAGTTAGCATGACAACCTGTAATTAGAAGTTGCTTTTCAACATCTATCCTGACTACAAAGTGCCAATTGAAAACTGTAATATAGGAGTGATAATGTCACAAAGcttattttccattatttaggCTTTTCCCTTTATCCAATGTAAAgatatattttaatgcattagcTTGCAATGACATAGCAGACATGTTTTGTACTGAGCAAGGTCCAAACAAAACCCACTGGTATAGATTGCTGGTGAAGAACTTAACAGGTTTCCAAATAGTCATTACTGCATATCGTTTAGAACAAATTGGAACTCTGATTGCTAGTCAGACCAAATCATCCAGCATCAATTTCTAACCTCACTAAAGTTCATGCAAAAATTGTAGCACATCCCTGCTGTAGTGTTTCAATATCTAGGAATAAAGTCTTCCCAAAATGTAAAGCTTGTCAtagctgcttttttattttttttagattttttttaaggtttttgcAATGACATGTAGAAACCAAAAGCTTAAGTACAGAATATTTGGGGAATGATGAGGTGGAGACTTCACCAATAACAGAACAACATGGACACAACACAAAGTTAGTATAGAGAGGACTGCATGCCAAAGAAGTACATATAACTCTTTACGGAGGATGACATCTGAATTTGCAGCCTTGCTAACAATCAGAAAAGGTTAGGGATGTCTTTAATAAGTTACTATTTTATATCTTCCATTTCCACACTATTCATACTGATTGAACTATGtatttgtttctaaaaaaaaacaccatggtTTTAAATAGTACATTTCACAGTTTATATCAATGTAGTTAATACATGTTTAATGTTATATGGCAAACATTCCATTATTAAACTACAGCTATATTGTCCTATGATATTACTTGGCTTTTTAACACAGTTTAGAGAATGTCATGAACATACCCTTCACACATTTTAGTCACTTAGCTAATGCTGAGTTAGAAGCTTCACTTTTTTTAGGAAGCTAAAGAAGCTTAAAGCCCtgggtttttttgtttgctttttttttggaaAGCATTTGAATTATGAGACAACGTTACAACCAGTTCAATAAGTTGAAAAAATATGAATtaattaaagaataaaaatataaaattagaaCATTGTATTAAGATATTAAGAAGCCTAAAGACCGTACACTTAAGCACTTTTCCAAAACATGGGCATGATATTATTAACTCTtattcttctttaaaaaataaatccgaTCTCTACACATGTAAATATTTCATATCCCACTCAAATGTTTTAAGGAGTAGAAACAGAAATTGCATGTGTATTTAAAGAGAGAGTCAAACAATATAACATTGTCAAGCTGAATTACGTTTGTAGATATTATTCAGTCATATTCATATATGTGCTAAAAAAATGATAACATAACtggctaaataataataaaactaaggtTTAACTCAGTCTCACCTGACTTGGATCATTTAACCAGCCTGCCTCAGAGGGTGGATTGGGTTCATCAGCCAAGTGAGGAATATTCTGAGATTTCATGAAGGTGAAATCTGGCTGGTCTGGTACTAAAGGAAGGCAGGTTTGATAACATTGTCCTTGAGCTTCTGGTGGAACCATCCTTACTTCCATGTATTTCAAAGTTCCGTCTGTGTTGAGGTAAAGTGTTGGCTTATACTGTTCTGTGTAAAGCTTGGATTGTGGTCTGCAGAGCGAGCAGCAGCCAGAACTGTTATAAGTGTCTTCCTTTCTTAAACACCTCACAAGCAAtattataaatgttagaatggaaaCCAAGCTGATGGCCACTAGAGAAACAATTAAGTACAAAGTCAAATCTGATGGTGGTTTGGAATTAGGAGGTGAACCCTGAATTTTGTGGTTTTCAATAAAGGCATTGTCTGCTACATTTAACAGTACACTGACTGTAGATGACAAAGGTGGATCTCCATGGTCACTTATTAAAATCACAAGTTGCTGCTCTGTATTATCAGCCTCATGAAAATTCCGAACAGTTCTGATTTCTCCAGTAAAAGGAGATATTTGAAATAAAGAGGAATTAGCAGGTTCAAGAAGGCTAAACTGTAACCAAGCGTTGTGACCAGAATCTTTATCCACAGCAGATATTTTTGTGGCTAAATAACCAGCAGTTGCAGATTTTGGAACTTTCTCTTGAAATAATACATCTCCAGAGACATCTTGATTAATTACTTGTGGATAGTTGTCATTGACATCcagtataaatatatgtatggaaGTATTGGAGAATAATTTTGGAGATCCAAAATCTTCCACTCTTACAGTGATTTGTAAAACTTGAGCCTGCTCATAGTCAAAGGAACGCTGAGCATATATATTACCATTACTGGGGTTAATGTAAATGTTAGAAGAGACTGAGGAACCTTCTATGGGGCTGTCAACAATAGAGTAAATAAGCTCTGCATTCATTCCTTCATCTAAATCAGATGCTGATACAGCAGTTAGAAAGGAACCGGGATCATTGTTCTCTTTAACGAAAACATTGTAGATTGATTGGGAAAATTTTGGAGAATTATCATTAATGTCTGAAACATGCAGTAGTATTGAGGTCTGTGTATGCAAAGTGGGGTTCCCTAAATCAGACGCATTAAGCTCAATAATATATTGAGACATTTGTTCTCTATCTAGATAACCATCTGTTACCAGTGAAAAGTGattttgaaatgatttaattTTGAATGGCCAATCTGGGGACACATTCATATGTACCTCTCCATTCCTACCAGAatctctgtctctcacactcaCAAATCCAACAACAGTTCCTAGTGGTGCATTCTCTGCTATTTCAGTTATCATGGAGGCAAAGGTAATTTCTGGGGAGTTATCATTAACATCTTCTATTTCCAATTGAATCAGACAGCTCCCTTCGAGCTTGGGAGATCCTTTGTCTGCTGCTCTCACAGATAATTCATGAAAATGTTGCTCTTCATAATCAACAATTCCTTTAACATAGATTTCTCCAGACTGTGCATTCAAgccaaataatttttttgcagAATCAGATGTGTGATCATCAAAGGAATATTCGATTTCACCATTTGTGCCTTCATCCAAATCGGTAGCATTAAGGGTTAGTATAATTGTCTGTATTGGGACATTTTCCATTAAATGGATCCTGTAGGTTCTTTTACTAAACACTGGAGGATTATCATTAATATCTAACACTCTTATTGTAATTTGACAGGAACCTGATCTAACTGGTTCCCCGCCATCAAAAGCAGTGAGAATTATTGCATGTTCTCTCTTTTCCTCTCTGTCTAAAACCTTCTCTAATATCAACTGAGGAATGAGAGTTCCATCTTTACGATTATTCACAGACAAAGAAAAATATGGATTTGGATTTATTGTATACTGCTTAATACCATTTACACCAACATCTAAATCCTGTGCAATCTCTAAAGCAAAATTAACACCGGGGCTGGTTACCAGCTCTGTAATTTCAAAAATACGATCACTAGTTAGAAAAGTAGGAGAATTATCATTTATATCCAAGATCTCTATTTCTAAATTGGTTAGCTCCAAAGGATTTTCAGTAACTACCTTTATatgcaacacacaatgcaaaatAGATCCACAGAGGCTTTCTCTATCAATCTTTTCATTTACTGACAAAGCTCCATTTGctttattcaaaataaaatattgtttgttttcctCAAACCTTAAATTTAATTTTCGTTTAGAGATGTCTGCAGGTTTCAGGCTTAGATCCTGAGCAATGTTTCCAACTAATGTCCCTGGCTCTGACTCCTCCAGAACAGAATAATAAAGCTGCCCAGAGACATAGCCCCAGCTACAAAGGAGAAACATACACACTACTTGCCATTTCCAAGCCAGAAATGATCTTCTGAAGTCCATATCTTAAAAATGTTCCTTTGTATGTGTTGTTATGTAGTCCATTTATGATAATCCCACACGTTTGCAGATCATATactcaaaaaaagagaaaaaagtccATTAAAATCCTCCACGCAATCTtcttccaaacagcagctcttctTTGTGTGTTAGTGGAAAGATGGAAGGCTGATTCAGTAAACcaaagggaggagtaggaggagggatGATCTGAACAGATCCACTGCAATAGCTACAGAAATGATTGGTTGTCAGGTTTGCCCTCTACTGGCCAATATTTTAATAACTATTGATTTCAACAATAATAGTTTAAGCAAGTGACaagaataaattatatatttaaaaaacattttgattcAGTCTTCAAAATGAAAatccaatatgtatatattacagtGTAACTATCACTTTGCCTATTTATGTTAGGAGAGTGGATGAATATCATGTGCAGATCTACTTttgctgctaaaaaaaaataaatgattggaTTACATGCTGCCCTCTGCTGGTTAATATTGTTAACTTCAAGTAAAATATAATGATTAAACATTATGTTCTGGAGCATCAGATCTTCATAAAGAATGTATTTACagatatttattaataattataagCAGAAATTATTcccattatataatataattttatagtGTTTATGTATTATACTTTTAGTTTAGATATTACAAAATACGAATTAGCTGTAGCTATAACTGTTGCtcatgttttgtattattttaaattgttgttttttattaacTTGTATGAGGACAGCATTAGAATGTATACAGtgtatacatttttatgaatacattttataaatgcaTGATACAATaggtaaataaattatattaaaacagaATATAACAGATAGTTCTTCTAT
This Pelobates fuscus isolate aPelFus1 chromosome 3, aPelFus1.pri, whole genome shotgun sequence DNA region includes the following protein-coding sequences:
- the LOC134602740 gene encoding protocadherin gamma-C5-like isoform X14; this translates as MDFRRSFLAWKWQVVCMFLLCSWGYVSGQLYYSVLEESEPGTLVGNIAQDLSLKPADISKRKLNLRFEENKQYFILNKANGALSVNEKIDRESLCGSILHCVLHIKVVTENPLELTNLEIEILDINDNSPTFLTSDRIFEITELVTSPGVNFALEIAQDLDVGVNGIKQYTINPNPYFSLSVNNRKDGTLIPQLILEKVLDREEKREHAIILTAFDGGEPVRSGSCQITIRVLDINDNPPVFSKRTYRIHLMENVPIQTIILTLNATDLDEGTNGEIEYSFDDHTSDSAKKLFGLNAQSGEIYVKGIVDYEEQHFHELSVRAADKGSPKLEGSCLIQLEIEDVNDNSPEITFASMITEIAENAPLGTVVGFVSVRDRDSGRNGEVHMNVSPDWPFKIKSFQNHFSLVTDGYLDREQMSQYIIELNASDLGNPTLHTQTSILLHVSDINDNSPKFSQSIYNVFVKENNDPGSFLTAVSASDLDEGMNAELIYSIVDSPIEGSSVSSNIYINPSNGNIYAQRSFDYEQAQVLQITVRVEDFGSPKLFSNTSIHIFILDVNDNYPQVINQDVSGDVLFQEKVPKSATAGYLATKISAVDKDSGHNAWLQFSLLEPANSSLFQISPFTGEIRTVRNFHEADNTEQQLVILISDHGDPPLSSTVSVLLNVADNAFIENHKIQGSPPNSKPPSDLTLYLIVSLVAISLVSILTFIILLVRCLRKEDTYNSSGCCSLCRPQSKLYTEQYKPTLYLNTDGTLKYMEVRMVPPEAQGQCYQTCLPLVPDQPDFTFMKSQNIPHLADEPNPPSEAGWLNDPSQQAQPNTEWRFSQAQRPGPSGAQPTEEAGVWPNNQFETERLQAMILASANEAAEGTSGLGGGTGTMGLSARYGPQFTLQHVPDYRQNVYIPGSTLTPTNGAGKREGKASGNKKKSGKKEKK